A region of Halalkaliarchaeum desulfuricum DNA encodes the following proteins:
- a CDS encoding succinate dehydrogenase/fumarate reductase iron-sulfur subunit: MSTDATETAAAETEAETNVAAETEAETDAAAETGTATETEPDVPSPGERRREAKRERAAERDAEAQREAEDVAASADDTVHLRVFRYDPDVEGKTEPYFDDFHVPFTKGMTVLDALIWARDNYDPSLTFRHSCRQAICGSDALFVNGRQRLACKTQISDMSEPVMVEPLPHSAVEKDLVVDMEHFYDQMEAVEPYFQTNELPEDELEEQRQTRENREKIKMSTRCIWCAACMSSCNIAAGNNEYLGPAALNKAYRFAMDEREGEDMTEHRLQLIEEENGVWRCQTQFSCTEVCPKDIPLTEHIQALKREAVKHNLKFW; encoded by the coding sequence ATGAGTACAGACGCAACTGAAACTGCGGCGGCCGAAACGGAGGCAGAAACGAACGTGGCAGCCGAAACGGAAGCGGAAACGGACGCGGCGGCCGAAACCGGAACCGCGACCGAGACAGAACCGGATGTACCCTCGCCGGGCGAACGACGCAGGGAGGCCAAACGTGAGCGTGCAGCCGAACGCGACGCGGAGGCCCAACGCGAGGCCGAAGACGTGGCGGCGTCGGCCGACGACACCGTCCATCTACGCGTGTTCAGGTACGATCCCGACGTCGAAGGCAAGACGGAGCCTTACTTCGATGACTTCCACGTTCCGTTCACGAAGGGGATGACCGTCCTGGACGCGCTGATCTGGGCGCGGGACAACTACGATCCCTCCCTCACCTTCAGACACTCCTGTCGGCAGGCGATCTGTGGGTCGGACGCGCTGTTTGTCAACGGGAGACAGCGACTCGCCTGCAAGACGCAGATCAGCGACATGAGCGAACCCGTCATGGTCGAACCGCTCCCGCATTCGGCGGTCGAAAAGGACCTCGTCGTCGACATGGAGCACTTCTACGACCAGATGGAGGCGGTCGAGCCGTACTTCCAGACGAACGAACTCCCCGAGGACGAACTCGAAGAGCAGCGACAGACGCGGGAGAACCGAGAGAAGATCAAGATGTCTACGCGGTGTATCTGGTGTGCCGCCTGTATGTCCTCGTGCAACATCGCCGCCGGGAACAACGAGTATCTCGGCCCTGCCGCGCTCAACAAGGCGTACCGGTTCGCCATGGACGAGCGGGAGGGCGAGGACATGACGGAACACCGGTTGCAGCTCATCGAGGAAGAGAACGGCGTCTGGCGGTGTCAGACCCAGTTCTCCTGTACCGAGGTGTGTCCGAAGGACATCCCGCTCACCGAGCACATCCAGGCGCTCAAGCGTGAAGCGGTCAAACACAACCTGAAGTTCTGGTGA
- a CDS encoding FAD-binding protein: MHEYDVIVVGAGGAGLRTAIAAQEAGADVAIVTKLHPVRSHTGAAEGGVNAALHPDDSVEDHAYETMKGSDYLADAPAVETFAENIPREVVQLERWGMAFSREEDGRISQRPFGGMAFPRTAYAGAETGHHLLHTMYEQVVKRGITVYDEWYVTRLVVTDEDDPADRRCHGVVAIDIGTGEVAGFHARNGVVLATGGAGQVFEHTTNAISNSADGMAMAYRAGVPLEDMEFIQFHPTTLPSTGVLITEGVRGEGGILYNAEGERFMFERGYANNAGELASRDVVSRAELTEVNEGRGIEDEYVHLDMRHLGEERIIDRLENIVHLAEDFEGVDPLEEPMPVKPGCHYTMGGIETDENGRTRIDGLYAAGECACVSMHGANRLGGNSLAELLVFGERAGRDAAGGEIEEPEVPTGRTDDAEEADFEPPVALGTAGVEPAPVADGGAMAASPADLVENAAESERARIDRLLERDDGVNHARIRATVQDTMGQHVNVFREESGLEQALRDVLEARSLYQEVHVEDPSRTFNTDLIQALETRNVIDVAETIVVGALAREEFRGAHWREKHQTRKDDEWLKHTFVSWNDGDPKLWYRPVVLEGEMQNYEPKERSY, encoded by the coding sequence ATGCACGAATACGACGTCATCGTGGTCGGCGCGGGCGGCGCCGGTCTCCGCACGGCGATCGCGGCACAGGAAGCGGGGGCCGACGTGGCCATCGTCACGAAGCTCCATCCGGTCCGGTCCCACACCGGCGCGGCGGAAGGCGGCGTCAACGCCGCCCTCCACCCGGACGACTCGGTGGAGGATCACGCCTACGAGACGATGAAGGGGTCGGACTACCTCGCCGACGCCCCCGCGGTCGAGACGTTCGCCGAGAACATCCCGCGGGAGGTCGTTCAACTCGAACGGTGGGGGATGGCGTTCTCTCGCGAGGAGGACGGTCGCATCTCCCAGCGACCGTTCGGCGGAATGGCGTTCCCGCGGACCGCCTACGCCGGGGCCGAGACCGGTCACCATCTGCTCCATACGATGTACGAACAGGTGGTAAAACGCGGCATCACGGTCTACGACGAGTGGTACGTGACGCGACTCGTCGTGACCGACGAGGACGACCCGGCAGATCGACGCTGTCACGGCGTCGTCGCGATCGACATCGGGACCGGCGAGGTAGCGGGCTTTCACGCCCGTAACGGCGTGGTCCTCGCGACCGGCGGCGCCGGTCAGGTGTTCGAACACACCACGAACGCCATCTCCAACTCGGCCGACGGGATGGCAATGGCCTACCGTGCGGGGGTGCCCCTGGAGGACATGGAGTTCATCCAGTTCCACCCGACGACGCTGCCCTCGACGGGGGTGTTGATCACCGAGGGCGTCCGCGGGGAGGGGGGAATCCTCTACAACGCGGAGGGAGAGCGGTTCATGTTCGAGCGCGGCTACGCGAACAACGCCGGCGAGTTGGCCTCCAGGGACGTGGTTTCCCGGGCGGAGCTCACCGAGGTGAACGAGGGTCGGGGAATCGAAGACGAGTACGTCCATCTGGACATGCGCCACCTGGGCGAGGAGCGCATCATCGACCGGCTGGAGAACATCGTTCACCTCGCGGAGGACTTCGAGGGCGTCGATCCACTCGAGGAGCCCATGCCCGTCAAACCCGGCTGTCACTACACGATGGGCGGGATCGAGACCGACGAGAACGGCCGGACTCGCATCGATGGATTGTACGCCGCCGGCGAATGCGCCTGCGTCTCGATGCACGGTGCGAACCGCCTGGGCGGGAACTCGCTCGCGGAACTGCTCGTGTTCGGCGAGCGCGCCGGTCGAGACGCCGCAGGCGGGGAAATCGAGGAACCTGAGGTCCCGACCGGCAGGACCGACGACGCCGAGGAGGCCGACTTCGAGCCGCCGGTCGCGCTCGGGACCGCCGGCGTCGAGCCCGCCCCGGTCGCGGACGGCGGCGCGATGGCCGCCTCGCCGGCCGACCTCGTCGAGAACGCGGCGGAGTCCGAACGGGCGCGGATCGATCGGCTGCTCGAACGCGATGACGGCGTCAACCACGCCAGAATTCGGGCGACGGTCCAGGACACGATGGGCCAGCACGTCAACGTGTTCCGCGAGGAGAGCGGTCTCGAGCAGGCGCTCCGTGACGTCCTGGAGGCCCGGAGCCTGTATCAGGAGGTGCACGTGGAGGATCCCTCGCGGACGTTCAACACCGACCTGATCCAGGCGCTGGAGACGCGCAACGTCATCGACGTCGCGGAAACGATCGTGGTCGGCGCGCTGGCCCGCGAGGAGTTCCGTGGCGCTCACTGGCGCGAGAAGCACCAAACCCGCAAGGACGACGAGTGGCTCAAACACACCTTCGTCTCGTGGAACGACGGCGATCCGAAGCTCTGGTACCGGCCGGTAGTCCTCGAGGGCGAGATGCAAAACTACGAGCCGAAAGAGCGAAGCTACTAA
- a CDS encoding putative ATP-dependent zinc protease, protein MSEEPVRVGVLSLHNSKETKAICNAIDDLGHEGIWLRRENAAVSIEDGEVSVEPDIDVIANRLLLSNTEEPAEALGLATTFNRIRPMLNEPGAVLTAIHKFATAATLADWNIRVPDALLALSNQRLNQGRERFGEVGVYKTAIGTHGGGTWKVDLTEPVNPKVGNRQAFLQELIDRDGEKHRDLRVYVVGDQIVGAMYRYAPEGDWRTNVALGGAVEDADDMPEEAAETALYATEVIGLDYAGVDLVEGYDGWYVLEVNPTAGFKGLFEATGVSPAPHIAKHAIETVGGEVDEKRVEGLSTALDDSRPASAPRPIRTDLGETPLIGYIEEVLVIGTSGSKQAHAKSDTGATRTSIDTQLAADIGAGPIKSMTRVKSGSMKTGKARPVVDLVIGIGGNQHTVTASVEDRSHMDYPLLLGRDILQHYRVDVRKRVDDAVEEDEREEEYLE, encoded by the coding sequence ATGTCTGAGGAGCCAGTCCGAGTCGGCGTACTGTCGCTGCACAACAGCAAGGAGACGAAAGCGATCTGCAACGCGATCGACGACCTGGGACACGAAGGGATCTGGCTCCGGCGAGAGAACGCGGCAGTCTCTATCGAGGACGGCGAGGTGAGCGTCGAACCCGACATCGACGTCATCGCGAACCGGCTGTTGCTCTCGAACACCGAAGAGCCAGCCGAAGCACTCGGCCTCGCGACGACGTTCAACCGGATCCGGCCGATGCTCAACGAGCCGGGGGCGGTGCTCACGGCGATCCACAAGTTCGCAACCGCCGCGACGCTGGCCGACTGGAACATCCGCGTTCCGGACGCCTTGCTTGCGCTGTCGAACCAGCGGCTCAACCAGGGCCGCGAACGGTTCGGCGAGGTGGGCGTCTACAAAACCGCGATCGGGACCCACGGCGGCGGCACCTGGAAGGTAGATCTCACCGAGCCGGTGAACCCGAAGGTCGGGAACCGGCAGGCGTTCCTCCAGGAGTTGATCGACAGGGACGGCGAAAAACACCGGGACCTGCGTGTGTACGTCGTGGGCGATCAGATCGTCGGCGCGATGTACCGGTACGCACCCGAAGGCGACTGGCGGACGAACGTCGCGCTCGGGGGTGCCGTCGAGGACGCTGACGACATGCCCGAAGAGGCCGCCGAAACCGCGCTGTACGCGACCGAAGTCATCGGGCTCGACTACGCCGGCGTCGACCTCGTCGAGGGCTACGACGGCTGGTACGTACTGGAGGTGAACCCGACGGCAGGGTTCAAGGGGTTGTTCGAGGCGACCGGTGTCTCGCCCGCCCCGCACATCGCCAAACACGCGATCGAAACCGTCGGCGGCGAGGTCGACGAGAAGCGCGTCGAGGGGCTCTCGACGGCGCTCGACGACTCCCGGCCGGCCTCGGCACCGAGACCGATCCGGACCGATCTGGGCGAGACGCCGCTCATCGGCTACATCGAGGAAGTACTGGTCATCGGTACCAGCGGCTCGAAGCAGGCCCACGCCAAGTCCGACACCGGCGCAACCCGAACGAGCATCGACACCCAACTCGCCGCCGATATCGGAGCCGGACCCATAAAGAGTATGACCCGCGTGAAGTCCGGAAGCATGAAGACCGGCAAGGCCCGACCCGTCGTCGATCTCGTGATCGGAATCGGCGGCAACCAGCACACCGTCACCGCAAGCGTCGAGGACCGCTCGCACATGGACTACCCGCTGTTGCTCGGCCGCGACATCCTCCAGCACTACCGCGTCGACGTGCGAAAGCGGGTCGACGACGCGGTCGAGGAAGACGAACGCGAAGAAGAGTATCTCGAATAG
- a CDS encoding FAD-binding protein produces the protein MYEYDVIVVGGGGAGLRAAIAAQEAGADVAIVTKLHPVRSHTGAAEGGINAALRDGDSWEDHAYDTMKGSDYLGDAPAIETLCQDSPEETVQLEHWGMAFSRDDDGRMSQRPFGGLSFPRTTYAGAETGHQLLHTLYEQLVKRGVEVYDEWHVTRLAVTDEERPEDRTCHGVVAYDVKTGEIAGFKANDGVILATGGPGQVYDHTTNAVACTGDGTAMAYRAGVPLEDMEFIQFHPTTLPSTGVLITEGVRGEGGILYNAEGERFMFERGYANNAGELASRDVVSRAELTEVNEGRGIEDEYVHLDMRHLGEERIIDRLENIVHLAEDFEGVDPLEEPMPVKPGQHYAMGGIETDENGETCIEGLYAAGECACASVHGANRLGGNALPELTVFGKRAGHHAGGKEIGEAKIETGKRGEYEPGDIAASVELGEVDASGEPVASDGGTEPEGSEPGGTDIVERAVANERERVETLLERDDGVHHAEIRAELQESMTQYVNVFREEEGLEQALRGIRRARGRYQDVAVADPSRTFNTDLLQTIETRNLLDLAEAITIGALAREEFRGAHWRKEHQTRKDDEWLKHTMLSWNDGDPELWFRPVVLEGEAKTYEPKTRSY, from the coding sequence ATGTACGAATACGACGTCATCGTGGTCGGCGGAGGCGGTGCCGGCCTTCGGGCGGCGATCGCGGCACAGGAAGCGGGGGCCGACGTGGCCATCGTCACGAAGCTCCATCCGGTCCGGTCCCACACCGGCGCAGCGGAGGGCGGCATCAACGCCGCGCTCCGGGATGGCGACTCCTGGGAAGACCACGCCTACGACACGATGAAAGGCTCCGACTACCTCGGGGACGCGCCGGCCATCGAGACGTTGTGCCAGGACAGCCCAGAGGAAACCGTCCAGCTGGAGCACTGGGGGATGGCCTTTTCCCGCGATGACGACGGTCGGATGAGTCAGCGACCGTTCGGCGGGCTGTCGTTCCCCCGGACGACATACGCCGGCGCCGAAACCGGACACCAGTTGCTTCACACACTGTACGAACAGCTCGTAAAGCGCGGCGTCGAGGTGTACGACGAATGGCACGTCACGCGGCTCGCGGTTACCGACGAAGAACGCCCGGAGGACAGGACGTGTCACGGCGTCGTCGCCTACGACGTCAAAACCGGCGAGATCGCGGGGTTCAAAGCGAACGACGGGGTGATCCTCGCGACCGGGGGCCCCGGACAGGTGTACGATCACACCACGAACGCGGTCGCATGCACCGGCGACGGCACCGCAATGGCCTACCGTGCGGGGGTGCCCCTGGAGGACATGGAGTTCATCCAGTTCCACCCGACGACGCTGCCCTCGACGGGGGTGTTGATCACCGAGGGCGTCCGCGGGGAGGGGGGAATCCTCTACAACGCGGAGGGAGAGCGGTTCATGTTCGAGCGCGGCTACGCGAACAACGCCGGCGAGTTGGCCTCCAGGGACGTGGTTTCCCGGGCGGAGCTCACCGAGGTGAACGAGGGTCGGGGAATCGAAGACGAGTACGTCCATCTGGACATGCGCCACCTGGGCGAGGAGCGCATCATCGACCGGCTGGAGAACATCGTCCACCTCGCGGAGGACTTCGAGGGCGTCGATCCACTCGAGGAGCCCATGCCGGTAAAGCCGGGGCAGCACTACGCGATGGGCGGGATCGAGACCGACGAGAACGGCGAGACGTGCATCGAGGGGTTGTACGCCGCCGGCGAGTGTGCCTGTGCGTCGGTCCACGGTGCCAACCGATTGGGAGGGAACGCCCTGCCCGAGCTGACCGTCTTCGGCAAGCGCGCCGGACATCATGCCGGGGGCAAAGAGATCGGGGAGGCGAAAATCGAGACGGGCAAACGCGGCGAGTACGAACCCGGCGATATCGCGGCGTCGGTCGAACTCGGCGAGGTCGACGCCTCCGGCGAACCCGTCGCCTCCGACGGCGGAACGGAACCCGAGGGATCGGAACCCGGGGGAACCGACATCGTCGAGCGCGCGGTCGCGAACGAACGCGAGCGCGTGGAGACTCTCCTGGAGCGCGACGACGGCGTCCACCACGCGGAGATCCGGGCCGAACTGCAGGAGTCGATGACCCAATACGTCAACGTGTTCCGCGAGGAAGAGGGACTCGAACAGGCGCTTCGGGGCATTCGGCGCGCACGGGGGCGGTATCAGGACGTCGCTGTCGCGGATCCGTCGCGGACGTTCAACACCGACCTGCTCCAGACGATCGAAACCCGGAACCTGCTGGATCTGGCGGAGGCGATCACCATCGGCGCGCTGGCTCGCGAGGAGTTCCGGGGTGCCCACTGGCGGAAGGAACACCAGACGCGCAAGGACGACGAGTGGCTCAAACACACCATGCTCTCGTGGAACGACGGCGATCCGGAGCTGTGGTTCCGGCCGGTCGTTCTCGAGGGCGAAGCGAAAACCTACGAGCCGAAGACACGCAGCTACTGA
- the sdhC gene encoding succinate dehydrogenase, cytochrome b556 subunit, protein MSQSYNRGVIEDFSRWREFSAGMWAWIFHKFTGWVLVGYLFTHIAVLSTAIPAASQDPSVIAAGNDIYTQTIVTLEELLLVRVLEVGLLAVAVFHILNGTRLLFIDLGIGLESQDKSFYASLILTGAITVASVPTFIAGAF, encoded by the coding sequence ATGAGTCAGTCGTACAACAGGGGCGTGATCGAGGACTTTAGCCGCTGGCGGGAGTTCTCGGCCGGGATGTGGGCCTGGATCTTCCACAAGTTCACCGGCTGGGTGCTCGTGGGATACCTGTTTACCCACATCGCCGTGCTCAGTACGGCGATCCCCGCAGCGAGTCAGGACCCGTCGGTGATCGCGGCCGGAAACGACATCTACACCCAGACGATCGTGACGCTCGAGGAACTGTTGCTGGTTCGCGTTCTCGAAGTCGGATTGCTCGCTGTCGCCGTGTTCCACATCCTGAACGGGACGCGGCTGCTGTTCATCGACCTGGGGATCGGCCTGGAGTCACAGGACAAGAGCTTTTACGCGTCGTTGATACTGACGGGCGCAATCACCGTCGCGTCGGTACCGACGTTCATCGCGGGGGCGTTCTGA
- a CDS encoding succinylglutamate desuccinylase/aspartoacylase family protein yields the protein MAASGDVFTFNGGKVEPGERQNFRYRISETYLGDPVRIPVTIINGERPGPTAFLSAASHGDELNGIEVVREVAHEWELSDLAGTLVCLPVLNVPGFIAQQRYLPIYDRDLNRSFPGDPESTSSKRMAHRIFTNFIEPCDVGIDFHTSTRGRTNMLHVRADMTDEEVHRLAMAFGSKVVIDSEPPDGTLRGEATNAGTPTITVEMGEAHRFQRDLIDDALAGVQSVFAEYGILESAAVRWPGWRTIVAGGTEKTWIRADGGGIVDMHASRGELVREGEQIATITNPFKADDVAIEAPFTGVLVGILENPVVYPGNPLCHLVELEPEVRRVLESRG from the coding sequence ATGGCCGCGTCCGGGGACGTTTTCACGTTCAATGGGGGGAAGGTAGAACCCGGGGAGCGACAGAACTTCCGGTATCGGATCAGCGAGACGTATCTGGGGGATCCGGTTCGCATCCCAGTGACGATCATCAACGGCGAGCGCCCCGGTCCGACCGCGTTTCTCTCTGCAGCGTCTCATGGCGACGAACTCAACGGTATCGAGGTGGTCCGGGAGGTCGCCCACGAGTGGGAGCTGTCCGACCTCGCCGGGACGCTGGTCTGTCTGCCCGTCCTCAACGTCCCGGGGTTCATCGCTCAACAGCGATATCTACCGATCTACGATCGGGATCTGAACCGTTCGTTCCCGGGTGATCCCGAATCGACGAGTTCGAAACGGATGGCCCACCGGATCTTCACGAACTTCATCGAGCCGTGTGACGTCGGAATCGACTTCCACACCTCGACCCGGGGACGGACGAACATGCTCCACGTGAGAGCGGACATGACCGACGAGGAGGTCCACCGGCTCGCGATGGCGTTCGGATCGAAGGTGGTCATCGACAGTGAGCCCCCGGACGGGACGCTCAGAGGGGAAGCGACGAACGCCGGAACGCCGACGATCACCGTCGAGATGGGGGAGGCACACCGGTTCCAGCGGGATCTGATCGACGACGCGCTCGCTGGCGTCCAGTCGGTTTTCGCGGAGTACGGGATACTGGAATCTGCCGCGGTCCGGTGGCCCGGATGGCGGACCATCGTCGCCGGCGGCACAGAGAAGACGTGGATCCGCGCGGACGGGGGCGGAATCGTCGACATGCACGCCTCGCGCGGCGAACTCGTGCGGGAAGGCGAGCAGATCGCGACGATCACGAACCCGTTCAAGGCGGACGACGTCGCCATCGAGGCGCCGTTCACCGGCGTTCTGGTCGGCATACTCGAAAATCCAGTCGTGTATCCCGGCAACCCGCTGTGTCACCTGGTCGAACTCGAGCCGGAGGTTCGGCGGGTACTCGAATCACGGGGGTGA
- a CDS encoding succinate dehydrogenase produces the protein MAQQYSSFQHGGTMWLLQRITAAFLIVVLAFHFFLLHFVYHADEVSFALTAGRMEQWSYYSLMVLFLITATFHGVNGVYNALINQGLSGTKRTAVKWILVVASVVVIVQGIRTANAWAGIGVF, from the coding sequence ATGGCACAACAGTACTCTTCCTTCCAACACGGCGGGACGATGTGGCTGCTCCAGCGGATCACGGCGGCGTTTTTGATCGTCGTGCTGGCGTTCCACTTCTTTTTGCTGCACTTCGTCTATCACGCCGACGAGGTGTCGTTCGCGTTGACAGCCGGACGCATGGAACAGTGGAGCTACTACTCGCTAATGGTGCTGTTTTTGATTACGGCGACGTTCCACGGCGTCAACGGCGTGTACAATGCGCTCATAAATCAGGGGCTTTCGGGCACGAAGCGCACCGCGGTGAAGTGGATCCTCGTCGTCGCCAGCGTCGTCGTGATCGTACAGGGAATCAGGACAGCGAACGCCTGGGCCGGGATCGGGGTGTTTTGA